The proteins below come from a single Deinococcus radiopugnans ATCC 19172 genomic window:
- a CDS encoding S-layer homology domain-containing protein, giving the protein MKKSLLVLTAALAFGMAAAQTEAPASAPQVPALTDVPAGHWAKDAIDRLVGQGIILGYPDGTYRGTQNLTRYEAAVIIARLLDQVRTGEVPAGSIDADTLTALQNAIQELAADLAALGVRVSDLEENAVSRDDFTRLESRVEELASAGTATAPAGDAEAIANIQAQIDDLTARADDYDTLRADVDDNASSIAALNDLTVLLNQDILNLQDRTSAIEAAQADLVQKADFDTLSGRVGTVEGRVTKVETSVGDLDNRVKQLEKYAFSLRPSLSATYYVARGTRDMDFDRLLPGTVFSTGDDGDGDTADTAVDWADLSGSRSKVVNSEAGFYGFSNAGGAVSKEGNTTLSFGITFDNAGKIDTATSATTGKFTPSAGKLNVNKVDVNFGVRAGLPTADSRYPDVVQDDVTYRPLFFYFKQGTAAFTVGNSPVTVTFGKALKFKFGDYLFDNDATGRGDGFIVNVDGSNVPVIGAYKPNITVVYGSRGGADAAFNTIPQYIVNPADPTGKLIANPDGTRELDFVSAGAYKYYRGVRAEITPIGTLKAGINYAQESLDETGVNAVTNFAKGVGATVPSPATPVTLPGVLSGPTNVVAFGADLHGAVAGWQIDSEYAQSSVTRTTFTPNTVATAPATSVTLSTATTTERAFYGKVAGTLGPVKVYDLNYRNITAGYDATAGIMEADPTDDDSTAPYHNNQNGFGVKVGGALGPVALGAYYDRETNHAGTTSSLITDLGVAAKANLFNLVTVRGGYYQLNKGADAYEKVNGQSGNGTRYSVRADVTPGFGLAIGGYYNYFALNGNRQQSDNSLFRNSKYNSYFGLANNEFLDSNGCGADHPGIAGSDTDAVGGALSFSLANFTDKNCYTEYGAELTHNGKDASALVKDLTFRIGYAQRYRNFTNSYSNAFTYGDVLYGKKIGIAQVDVKAAFGIDRYTDAERDASNLTGLSNVKDNSNAAAIGVKVSTDPLNVIFKPSFEGQVGYYTRSHDYGSGQYNVVTPAQDAQPATPTSAATPATPEVITPTNKPADYTSNAFKYSVGVKLNEFLLPNTKLAVYYAGYQGTNRAYTPFVNDTAGKYSDVNTGGATVKQDLLYVEGNYYDLSFGYGVGNLRLRGGSNAAPADARGQVFKISYKVNF; this is encoded by the coding sequence ATGAAGAAAAGCTTGCTCGTTCTCACCGCCGCTCTGGCATTCGGCATGGCCGCTGCCCAGACGGAGGCACCCGCCAGCGCACCTCAGGTGCCTGCGCTGACCGACGTTCCTGCCGGTCACTGGGCCAAGGACGCTATTGACCGTCTGGTTGGTCAGGGCATCATCCTGGGCTACCCCGACGGCACCTACCGTGGCACGCAGAACCTGACGCGATACGAGGCCGCCGTGATCATCGCGCGCCTGCTCGACCAGGTCCGTACCGGTGAAGTGCCTGCTGGCAGCATCGACGCCGACACCCTGACCGCGCTGCAGAACGCGATTCAGGAACTGGCCGCCGATCTGGCTGCCCTGGGCGTGCGCGTCAGCGACCTGGAAGAAAACGCGGTCAGCCGCGACGACTTCACCCGTCTGGAAAGCCGCGTTGAGGAACTGGCGTCCGCCGGAACCGCGACCGCGCCCGCCGGCGACGCCGAAGCGATTGCCAACATCCAGGCCCAGATCGACGACCTGACGGCCCGCGCCGACGACTACGACACCCTGCGTGCCGATGTCGACGACAACGCCAGCAGCATCGCCGCGCTGAACGACCTGACCGTGCTGCTGAACCAGGACATCCTGAACCTGCAGGACCGCACCAGCGCCATCGAAGCCGCCCAGGCCGATCTGGTCCAGAAGGCCGACTTCGACACCCTGTCGGGCCGCGTGGGCACCGTCGAAGGCCGCGTTACCAAGGTGGAGACCTCGGTGGGCGACCTGGACAACCGCGTCAAGCAGCTGGAGAAGTACGCTTTCAGCCTGCGCCCCAGCCTGAGCGCTACCTACTACGTGGCCCGTGGCACGCGCGACATGGACTTTGACCGCCTGCTCCCCGGCACCGTCTTCAGCACCGGCGACGATGGCGACGGCGATACCGCCGATACCGCCGTGGACTGGGCGGACCTGAGCGGCAGCCGCTCCAAGGTAGTCAATTCGGAAGCGGGCTTCTACGGCTTCAGCAATGCGGGCGGCGCGGTCAGCAAGGAAGGCAATACCACCCTGTCTTTCGGCATCACCTTCGACAACGCTGGCAAGATCGACACCGCGACCAGCGCAACCACTGGCAAGTTCACCCCCAGTGCAGGCAAGCTGAACGTTAACAAGGTTGATGTGAATTTTGGTGTGCGTGCTGGTCTGCCCACCGCTGACAGCCGTTACCCCGATGTGGTTCAGGATGACGTGACCTATCGTCCCTTGTTCTTCTACTTCAAGCAGGGAACGGCAGCCTTTACCGTAGGCAATTCTCCTGTTACGGTGACTTTCGGCAAGGCGCTGAAGTTCAAGTTCGGGGATTATCTGTTCGACAATGACGCCACGGGTCGCGGTGACGGCTTCATCGTCAATGTGGACGGCAGCAACGTTCCTGTGATTGGGGCCTACAAGCCCAACATCACGGTGGTCTACGGCAGCCGTGGGGGTGCGGATGCCGCCTTCAACACTATTCCTCAGTACATTGTCAACCCGGCCGATCCGACTGGGAAGCTGATCGCCAACCCCGACGGCACCCGTGAGCTTGATTTCGTCAGCGCCGGCGCGTACAAGTATTACCGTGGCGTGCGTGCGGAAATCACGCCTATCGGCACCCTGAAGGCGGGCATCAACTATGCCCAGGAGTCGCTGGATGAAACTGGCGTCAATGCCGTCACGAACTTCGCCAAGGGTGTCGGCGCCACTGTGCCTTCCCCTGCAACTCCGGTTACGTTGCCCGGTGTTCTCAGTGGCCCCACCAATGTCGTGGCTTTCGGTGCAGACCTGCACGGCGCAGTGGCTGGCTGGCAGATCGACAGCGAATACGCCCAGAGCAGTGTGACGCGGACCACCTTCACTCCCAACACCGTTGCTACGGCCCCCGCTACCAGCGTGACTTTGAGCACCGCAACCACCACCGAGCGTGCGTTCTACGGTAAGGTGGCCGGCACCCTGGGACCAGTTAAGGTCTATGATCTGAACTATCGCAACATCACCGCCGGTTATGACGCGACGGCTGGCATCATGGAAGCCGATCCGACCGACGATGACAGCACCGCCCCTTACCACAACAACCAGAACGGCTTCGGCGTCAAGGTCGGCGGCGCGCTCGGCCCCGTGGCCCTGGGTGCGTACTACGACCGCGAAACCAACCACGCCGGTACGACCAGCTCGCTGATCACCGATCTGGGTGTGGCGGCCAAGGCCAACCTGTTCAATCTGGTGACGGTACGCGGCGGCTACTACCAGCTCAATAAGGGTGCGGACGCATACGAGAAGGTCAATGGACAGTCCGGTAACGGCACCCGCTACAGCGTGCGCGCCGATGTCACTCCTGGCTTCGGTCTGGCCATCGGTGGGTACTACAACTACTTCGCTCTGAACGGCAACCGTCAGCAGAGTGACAACTCCCTGTTCCGCAACAGCAAGTACAACAGCTACTTCGGTCTGGCGAACAACGAGTTCCTGGATTCGAACGGCTGCGGCGCCGATCACCCCGGCATCGCTGGCTCCGATACCGACGCTGTGGGCGGCGCGCTGAGCTTCTCGCTGGCCAACTTCACCGACAAGAACTGCTACACCGAGTACGGCGCGGAACTGACCCATAACGGCAAGGACGCCAGCGCGCTGGTCAAGGACCTGACCTTCCGCATCGGTTACGCTCAGCGTTACCGGAACTTCACCAACAGCTACAGCAACGCCTTCACCTACGGTGACGTGCTGTACGGCAAGAAGATTGGGATTGCTCAGGTGGACGTCAAGGCAGCCTTCGGGATTGACCGTTACACCGACGCCGAGCGCGATGCCAGCAACCTGACGGGTCTGTCTAACGTCAAGGACAACAGCAACGCTGCGGCCATTGGCGTCAAGGTGAGCACCGATCCGCTGAACGTGATCTTCAAGCCCAGCTTCGAGGGTCAGGTCGGCTACTACACCCGCAGCCACGATTACGGCAGCGGTCAGTACAACGTGGTCACCCCTGCTCAGGATGCTCAGCCTGCGACGCCGACCTCGGCGGCTACGCCTGCCACGCCTGAAGTCATTACCCCCACCAACAAGCCCGCGGACTACACCTCCAACGCGTTCAAGTACTCGGTGGGCGTGAAGCTCAATGAGTTCCTGCTGCCCAACACCAAACTGGCGGTGTACTACGCCGGCTACCAGGGCACCAACCGCGCCTACACCCCCTTCGTGAACGACACGGCTGGCAAGTACAGCGACGTCAACACCGGCGGCGCGACCGTCAAGCAGGACCTGCTGTACGTCGAAGGCAACTACTACGATCTGTCCTTCGGTTACGGCGTGGGCAACCTGCGTCTGCGCGGCGGAAGCAACGCTGCCCCTGCTGACGCACGCGGCCAGGTCTTCAAGATCAGCTACAAGGTCAACTTCTAA